DNA from Prunus persica cultivar Lovell chromosome G6, Prunus_persica_NCBIv2, whole genome shotgun sequence:
tttttcctttcgcTCACGTTGAACACAACTTTACAAGCATCCTCTGTTTTGAGCTCTAGGAAACATGCTGTACTTTGTATTAGTTCTTGctcaaacttttgaaacattgtccttgtgtacaaggtagccatttgtttgttcattggcATCGGTAGAAGACATTGAGCCACTTCAAATGCATCTACGTGATCAACAACTAACTCTTTTTCACGTTGATGAGAAAGTGCCCTCTCAAATCGTATTATGAAATCCATCAACGAATTTCTCCTTGATATGtattgcttgaaaaaaccatgagAACCTTCCGCTCTTTGGCTGCTTGACATTCCAGCGGCAAAAAATTGTCGTGCGTAGGCTGGAACCCAAGATTCCCttaaatcaaacattgaaCTTAGCCATAGATGGTCAGTCAAACCAGCCTTTGTAAccacaatattccattttgCATCAAACTCATCCTTATTGTCAGTATCCCATATGGCTTTCTGAAATTCAGGCCAATACTCCTTATAAGCGTCACGTGGTAACTTAACAGAGAACTTTGATGTGATGTGCCATATGCAAAGTCGATGAAATGTACTCGGGAAGGCTATTGAAATCGCTATGGCCATTGCCGCATCTTGATCTGTAATGATCGTTTTAGGTTCCCCACCTGGCATGGCTTTCTTAAACTCctcaaacatccaaacaaacgACTCAGTCGTTTCCTTGCTCAAAAATGCGCATGCTAACACAATTGTCTGACCATGGTTATTAACTCCCAACATTGGTGCAAATGTCAAGTCGTATCGATTCGTGTTGAATGTGGTATCAAATACAACAACATCTCCATAAAACCCATACGCCCGTCTAGAAGTTGCATCTGCCCAAAAACATCGACTAAACCTGTCGTGCCCATCTCCCtcaatcttgaaataaaaagcctcattttttttctgttcagccATAAAATACTCGGTCACTAGTTCAACATCGTGGTTCCTCAGCTTCCCATTCACACTACATTCAAGATTGTAGAtatcttttttgataaaaccGATTTTATCCATTCCTCCGGATTGCACCTCGAAAATACTTACCTTCTGATGAATGGGAATATTAACTGAACCCAACTGTTTTGTGAGTACTTTTGtagaatctgaaatatgaTGGTGTGATCTcaataaatgcattctttctgAGGGTGTCATCTTATGATTGTGTCCCTCTGCAAAAAGAGAAATGGTATACTTCTTGCTCCCATTTGTCTTCACAACCACAATCTTTGCTTTGCAATTGCATCTACTTATTCCCCgttgtctttttctctcccgaGTTTCATCCTTCCTGTATGCACCTTGTTTgcaacatacaaattctttcttcaaaatctctttcttgtttttccccCAAAAGCTAGAATGAAGTCGAATACCAAAACCAGCCAAGAATGCATATctattatagaaattgtaaacgaGGTCAAGCGAGTCAAACTTCATCCCAACTGCTGGtgtttcctcatttcttaCTTCAGGAATATAAACCCTCCCATTAGCTGTTGCACATTCATCACTCTCTGAGCCCCCAGACATTTTATCTACGTATATTATTGATCCACTTCTATATTACTGCATAGCaattattcattcattaatcagtcattactgcatcacaacatatcaatgcattccacttacacaaaacattgcccaaattgacacaaaatacGCATAGCCTAACTTCCGATTACACAAAACACAagcaaaatttcataaaagttACGTCATCTCTTGTGAAATAATCTGGTCAAAATAACATTAGAACCAACATGTTCAACTAAAAACACAAATGTAATTCAAACCACCAATTACAGAACTTCACCCAATATCCTCTCCAACTGCTTACTCCTAATGTCATTAAGCCTAAGTTTAGGTTCTTTTAcctacatttcataattttccaccCCGACCAACAACAATGAACtaagtatattgaatattcataaggaaatgacacattattgatgccacaaatgacgaatttcccaccctcacaaaaaataaacctaacccaataaaatcaatccagcaagtgaacttacctctcaaaatcaatcGGGAGCTCTGAAGTCAGCCAGCTTGAAAGAATGTGGTGGACATTAGAGAAGACTCTTTGGTATTTCAGACTCCATCTCTACTAAAATCGAGGAACAACTGCTGCTGCGGCTTCTAGCTACAAAAACAGATATGCTACTTTGCTTTCATCTAGAATCTTGTCAGctgaatgaaaaagagaaggggttTTCACTTGAGCCATAGAATCAAAACAGGGCAACAGCTAGCTAAGAGCCATTCTTCGTAATACCCAGGATACCATAGATCGCAGGCCTCCCAACGAGCTAATGACAGTGGAGTGACTATAAGGTTTGGGAGATTTGGATCCTTCTAATTGTGGGTTTGCTttacattcaaaaagaaaggattgtgttcttcagtttttcacagagagggaaagaggggAACAACTGAAGTTGGGTTTCTAACGGGTTAGATTTCAACCCGATTCTACATGCACcctcttttaaaaactcaccgttggatgaaatccaacggctcttACATACCCCTCAAAaacaccccttataacttcCCACTCACTATAGAAGCTCCCAAAAATAGGGCCGAGTTTGGGCCAGCCCATCAGGCTTGGGCCATTTTCACTGGCCTACTTCGAAGTGTTTTTCCAAATaataatacttgaatttttaatgaatattatTGTATGGTGAAGCACCCAATCACTTCCAAACAGGCCCCTCGTAGAGGACGTTCAGACACCAGTTATAGAAACGCAAAGCATTTTGATATTGAAGGCAAAGAAGGAGGGTTTCTGGCAACCTCAAATTGTTAAAGGGTTTCACGGTAAACCATTCTGTTTATCTACACATAGAAACTGAAAGATGTTTCTGCAGAGAaatctctgttttctttccaGTTTTGCAATACCCTTGTTCCTCTCTCTTTAGTTCACTGTCTCTGCACTCTCTGTGTGTAGGTCCTCTAAATTCGGAGTACCAAAGATTGAGATAGAATGATCTTTGAAAAAGAGGTAACTTTGAAGTCCTTGATTCGCCAATTCGAACATGGGTTTAAGGCTCTTTCTCGTTCGAACTTGATTTCATCTTCTGGGTTTCACATATCTGTGGCTGGTCTTCTGGGTATTGCTGGTTTTGTTTTAGCTCTCAAAGACTCGAAATTGAGCAGGCTAAGCAGCTTAGACTGGCTGCCCAAGACTGACAATGGTTCTCCGAAGCTGCGCTTGGTACCTGGCTTGCAAAACCTTGGAAATAATTGTTTTCTTAATGTGATTTTACAGGTAACACTTGAGTATGTGGTTTCCCTTGGTTTTCTTGTAGCATGGTTGCCTTCTAAGAATACAGAGCAAAGGAGGGAAAGCAGAAAACAAATACTTCAGTTTGATTGCGTTTGCTGTCTTATAAACTGCTTGGAAATGGAAATCGGTTATATACACATACACACTCTACGTTAACACCATTGATCAGGTTAAATAATATGAGATTGATTGATCACACAGCCCCACTATCAGGTTAAATTATGTCTAGAAACATAAAAGAGAACATTATATGCATTCTTGCGCGTGTGCCGAAGTGTTTGTTGACTGATACGTGTTTGAGTCGATGGAAATCGATCACACACACAGGGATTATGTTGTCAGACTCTTGATTTATACCTTTGATTACGTTAAATACTGtctaaaaacataaaagagaAGATTATGCGCGTCTGTGTGTGTTTCTCATAgcaaattcaaaatgaatgCTGTTCTGTAGATTATAATGATTGTGTGATTTATTGttggttcttttttctccCTTGAAAATTTCTCAGGCTCTGGCTAGCTGTTCATACTTTCAACCCTTTCTTCAAAAGGTTTTAGAGGAATATGAGTTCTCAGCAGTTGAGGATGAGGTTTCTGGCTTTCCTCTTGCAATAGCATTGGCTGCTTTATTAGAAGGTTAGCTTCAAAATTATTAGAAtcacttgaattttgtttgaGTGGAAATGTAAATGCCTTTTGGTATACTACTTTGTTGAGTAAGACATAAAATGACGTCATATATCATCATGTcttaaaaatttaataactttCTGGCTTTTCTATGAGGTGTACCATATTAATTTTATAGTATTTCTGTAGATTTACGTGTAGTTGGTGGAGGAAGAGTTGTATTAAGTCCACGAAGAGTCATGCTTGCAATGGCACATTATATTCAGAATTTCGATCTAACAAGCCAGCAGGTGCTATTTTGCCTTCTATGCACAATTTGagcaaattaaaattgaatgtCTAATACATAATGCTTTTGCACGTAGGATGCAGCAGAAgcatttcttcatcttctgtCCTCTTTAAGAGAAGAATTTTCAGATTGTTATCTTCCAAATCAATGTTCTTTAGTAGAAGTATTTGCTTCTAATTGTAGGATTATTACTCCAAAGAGAATGGAGAACCAGAGTGAACAGGCAAGATGGCAACAACACTACCTTGGACCATTTGATGGAATTCTGGGTAGCATCCTAACATGTCAAAGTTGTTCATCGCAGGTTCACATGACTTTTTAAAGGAACTTCATATTACGAAACACTTATTTGAGTTATACTTAGTCTCATGTTCGCACATATGCACAGTTTATTATTTGTAACTCTGGCGTTGGTAGGTGTGCTACTGTTTCTGTTTCCAAAATCCACTCCTTTGAACTTGAGCGAATTTCACATGCCTAAGTTTCCTTAAATTGTTTCGAATTTTGCATCTTCCAGTCTTGGTCATCCTAGTAGGCTGTCTTCTTGTGTTTTAGGTGCGAAATGTTAACAAATGAAGTTATTTGTTCACAATATACCACTTTCACTTGCCACTGTTCAAATCTTCAGCCAtgatttatctttttatttaaggCATCATTAAATTTTGTATCTTTCAGATCTCACCTCTTTTATTTTGCAGATATCATTGAatttggaatcttttcatAGTTTGCCTCTTTCGCCAGTTCTTGATGGTGGTGAGACAATTGTATGTGAACTGAAGATTTCACTCTTTGATATTGTGTATGTTTGAGCCTATCACTTAACTTCTGTTCTTATGATTGTTCTCTTCTAAAACTAAATGTCACCTTTTtacaattctttttcttcttaatctAATTTATTTCTATTTAGATGGTTGGATGTAACCTGGAGGATTGCCTGAAGCAGTTTACTATTGCTGAAAGAGTTGAGAATTACCATTGTAACCATTGTTGGCATATTGCTGCGGTCAAGTATTTATTTGCTAGAGGAGTAAATGAGGTAATTTTATAGTCTTTATCCCCAATAAGAATATGTATGCAACTCAATAGCCTTATTTACCATATGATGAATGCAGCAGTACTATGGTTTTCGTTACTCCTTTatctttgtttcctttccttctccttttgtttttgtctttgttgtaaaaaagaaagaaagtctTCTTACCCATTATGTAAGGAAATGATGATACTCAAACACCATCAGATCCTAGATTTCTAAAGGTTTAATAGAGGGAAGCCTGATAGGATAGTTAGAAACTTGTGGCACCTCAAATTATTTTGAACCAGGTTGGTTGCTGCATGCAGACATAGTGGTCTGTGCCTTTTATATAATACACTATAGTTGACTCTTACTCGTTCCTAAACATGCTTTTAGAATTTCCAGAATACACTAGTAACAGCctcttttgatattttttaagtaACATTTTAGTATTCCAACACCCTACTTCTTACattataaaaaactaaaaacatttCTTCACAATTTATTACATTGCATAAATGCTTTGCATCCCCGGGACACTTAAGTAACATCTTTCATGCTTAGATGTGTGACCAGACTGCTCTTTTAGGGACAATgctagttttgtttttttaatttatcctATTTTACTTTATGCTAGCCTTAGTCTGGCTCTTGAGGTTCTTATCCCTTTCTTTCAGAGCTATTGACTGCTATAAATACTTAATTGTTGCTCGTGTGTGCTTGTTTTGCAGGCAGATATTGAAAAGATTAAGAGATGCACTGAGCAAGATTCCTGTGACTGTCGAAGACTTTTTCATCTAGATAAGCTACCGTGGtcaaataaattttcatgTACTCTCAAGCAAATAAGTGTTGCTCGTTGCCCaaaggtttgtttttttgttgttttattattttcataagCTGTGAGGTACTTTCCAGGTGTCAACACTGATGAACAGTTCTTGTTTGCAAGAAAGATAAATGGGAATTGGGAACTGTTTGGCATGACATGGTAGTCATCTTGAAGACTTGGTTTTATTTGATCTATTATGTGGAATCCTTGCTgtgcacaaaacaaaaaatgtatAATACCCATAATGAGAATAACTCAGCTGCTTCATccaatatatcttttttggttGAGGCATCATCTAAAAGATTGAATAAGGAAATTTGGCATGACATGGGTATCTAAAAAGCTGTTGGAATCAGCTTATTAtggttaaaagaaaaaggaaggaaaattcTGTAGGAAGAGATGTAGATATTTCCATAAGACAAAAGAACCCCAATCTAACTAACATAAGGTCAATGTGTTTATTATCGTTCATTTTGCTGAAGCTACTGTAAATGTAACTGTCAAATATGCATGAACCCAAAGTGGATTGACTTGGCATGTTTGGTTCTTGAGGTTTAGTAACAGGATCCAACATTccgttatatttttttcttttccttattgtCTTCATTTGCCTtgtataaaaaaggaaaaacaaggtaaaagaaaaacaaggaattttcatttcactttGTGACCCCACATCAAAGAGAGACTGGAATA
Protein-coding regions in this window:
- the LOC18775414 gene encoding ubiquitin carboxyl-terminal hydrolase 27 isoform X2; its protein translation is MIFEKEVTLKSLIRQFEHGFKALSRSNLISSSGFHISVAGLLGIAGFVLALKDSKLSRLSSLDWLPKTDNGSPKLRLVPGLQNLGNNCFLNVILQALASCSYFQPFLQKVLEEYEFSAVEDEVSGFPLAIALAALLEDLRVVGGGRVVLSPRRVMLAMAHYIQNFDLTSQQISLNLESFHSLPLSPVLDGGETIMVGCNLEDCLKQFTIAERVENYHCNHCWHIAAVKYLFARGVNEADIEKIKRCTEQDSCDCRRLFHLDKLPWSNKFSCTLKQISVARCPKILCIHLKRVSINVFGELVKLQGCISFPLVLDLSQFTTSGSEINSWEDNMRRGQAQGQSRNPSTRSNQFTMQYDQRKHNNVYGLTRGGISEELASDISRFAANAQDLPGESSFPQTAGFSKTMHSGGDQWSKSCEDPCLYHLVAVVEHFGRAGSGHYTVYRSVRADLCEEESDDQFEAAAPCWFSISDSEVCRVSKEAVLAAEASLLFYEKNEG
- the LOC18775414 gene encoding ubiquitin carboxyl-terminal hydrolase 27 isoform X1, which produces MIFEKEVTLKSLIRQFEHGFKALSRSNLISSSGFHISVAGLLGIAGFVLALKDSKLSRLSSLDWLPKTDNGSPKLRLVPGLQNLGNNCFLNVILQALASCSYFQPFLQKVLEEYEFSAVEDEVSGFPLAIALAALLEDLRVVGGGRVVLSPRRVMLAMAHYIQNFDLTSQQDAAEAFLHLLSSLREEFSDCYLPNQCSLVEVFASNCRIITPKRMENQSEQARWQQHYLGPFDGILGSILTCQSCSSQISLNLESFHSLPLSPVLDGGETIMVGCNLEDCLKQFTIAERVENYHCNHCWHIAAVKYLFARGVNEADIEKIKRCTEQDSCDCRRLFHLDKLPWSNKFSCTLKQISVARCPKILCIHLKRVSINVFGELVKLQGCISFPLVLDLSQFTTSGSEINSWEDNMRRGQAQGQSRNPSTRSNQFTMQYDQRKHNNVYGLTRGGISEELASDISRFAANAQDLPGESSFPQTAGFSKTMHSGGDQWSKSCEDPCLYHLVAVVEHFGRAGSGHYTVYRSVRADLCEEESDDQFEAAAPCWFSISDSEVCRVSKEAVLAAEASLLFYEKNEG
- the LOC109949685 gene encoding protein FAR1-RELATED SEQUENCE 5-like produces the protein MSGGSESDECATANGRVYIPEVRNEETPAVGMKFDSLDLVYNFYNRYAFLAGFGIRLHSSFWGKNKKEILKKEFVCCKQGAYRKDETRERKRQRGISRCNCKAKIVVVKTNGSKKYTISLFAEGHNHKMTPSERMHLLRSHHHISDSTKVLTKQLGSVNIPIHQKVSIFEVQSGGMDKIGFIKKDIYNLECSVNGKLRNHDVELVTEYFMAEQKKNEAFYFKIEGDGHDRFSRCFWADATSRRAYGFYGDVVVFDTTFNTNRYDLTFAPMLGVNNHGQTIVLACAFLSKETTESFVWMFEEFKKAMPGGEPKTIITDQDAAMAIAISIAFPSTFHRLCIWHITSKFSVKLPRDAYKEYWPEFQKAIWDTDNKDEFDAKWNIVVTKAGLTDHLWLSSMFDLRESWVPAYARQFFAAGMSSSQRAEGSHGFFKQYISRRNSLMDFIIRFERALSHQREKELVVDHVDAFEVAQSCFLELKTEDACKVVFNVSERKNWETRVAEVVYVKDSDHASCSCKRFEFVGIICKHILALFRRDQIEYMPDKYILKRWKKTAKS